Proteins encoded in a region of the Pieris brassicae chromosome 3, ilPieBrab1.1, whole genome shotgun sequence genome:
- the LOC123707352 gene encoding beta-1,3-galactosyltransferase 1-like isoform X1, which translates to MMKAKTVIRTSTIRNSLFFITLSTMICCLWMTCVPENVTAHSKNLNHFRKTRNLPDYLQEIRLLLEPKIAPCKDNLPILVMVTTAPSHTEQRSAIRNTWATRLPTLFILGLNGEDVQHLNDRHEDDLIVYEFKDHYQNLTLKMALMLKWASEKCSSVNYLLKTDDDILLNPWQLERIVQNRPDADLIGYRMVNAELDRHESRKWYLPSWLYPEEFVPEYLSGNAYLINGKHLKAMFYAAYEVPLINIEDIYITYLVARRKLGLNLTHEPKLYGFRPWLPLVSFYWELASVHSFTPTELLAWWSELLAMSKNVK; encoded by the exons atgatgaaGGCCAAGACag TTATAAGAACGAGTACCATAAGAAATtcgctattttttattacattatctaCGATGATATGTTGTTTGTGGATGACATGTGTTCCCGAAAATGTCACTGCCCACTCAAAGAATCTCAATCATTTTAGAAAAACGCGAAACCTACCGGATTATCTTCAGGAAAT AAGACTTCTTCTTGAGCCGAAAATTGCACCGTGCAAAGATAATTTGCCAATTTTGGTTATGGTAACCACTGCGCCTTCTCACACGGAGCAGAGATCTGCGATCAGAAATACATGGGCTACTCGGCTGCCTACTTTGTTTATATTGGGCTTGAATGGTGAGGATGTGCAGCATCTG aaTGACAGACATGAAGATGATTTAATTGTGTACGAATTCAAAGACCATTACCAGAATCTCACGTTAAAGATGGCGCTCATGCTGAAGTGGGCATCGGAGAAATGCTCAtcagttaattatttactcaAAACCGatgatgatattttattaaaccctTGGCAGTTAGAAAGAATTGTTCAAAACAGGCCAGACGCTGATCTCATTG GTTATAGAATGGTGAATGCAGAGCTGGATCGTCATGAGAGCAGGAAGTGGTATTTACCTAGTTGGTTGTACCCTGAGGAGTTTGTGCCGGAATATCTTTCTGGAAACGCGTATCTTATTAATG GAAAACACCTCAAGGCAATGTTTTATGCGGCGTATGAAGTCCcacttattaatattgaagatatttacattacatatttagTGGCAAGACGTAAACTTGGTTTAAATTTGACCCACGAACCAAAATTGTATGGATTCAGGCCTTGGCTACCCCTAGTAAGCTTTTATTGGGAATTGGCATCAGTTCACAGCTTCACACCAACAGAACTTTTGGCATGGTGGTCAGAGCTCTTAGCTATGAGCAAAAATGTCAAATGA
- the LOC123707352 gene encoding beta-1,3-galactosyltransferase 1-like isoform X2 — MMKAKTVIRTSTIRNSLFFITLSTMICCLWMTCVPENVTAHSKNLNHFRKTRNLPDYLQEILLLEPKIAPCKDNLPILVMVTTAPSHTEQRSAIRNTWATRLPTLFILGLNGEDVQHLNDRHEDDLIVYEFKDHYQNLTLKMALMLKWASEKCSSVNYLLKTDDDILLNPWQLERIVQNRPDADLIGYRMVNAELDRHESRKWYLPSWLYPEEFVPEYLSGNAYLINGKHLKAMFYAAYEVPLINIEDIYITYLVARRKLGLNLTHEPKLYGFRPWLPLVSFYWELASVHSFTPTELLAWWSELLAMSKNVK; from the exons atgatgaaGGCCAAGACag TTATAAGAACGAGTACCATAAGAAATtcgctattttttattacattatctaCGATGATATGTTGTTTGTGGATGACATGTGTTCCCGAAAATGTCACTGCCCACTCAAAGAATCTCAATCATTTTAGAAAAACGCGAAACCTACCGGATTATCTTCAGGAAAT ACTTCTTCTTGAGCCGAAAATTGCACCGTGCAAAGATAATTTGCCAATTTTGGTTATGGTAACCACTGCGCCTTCTCACACGGAGCAGAGATCTGCGATCAGAAATACATGGGCTACTCGGCTGCCTACTTTGTTTATATTGGGCTTGAATGGTGAGGATGTGCAGCATCTG aaTGACAGACATGAAGATGATTTAATTGTGTACGAATTCAAAGACCATTACCAGAATCTCACGTTAAAGATGGCGCTCATGCTGAAGTGGGCATCGGAGAAATGCTCAtcagttaattatttactcaAAACCGatgatgatattttattaaaccctTGGCAGTTAGAAAGAATTGTTCAAAACAGGCCAGACGCTGATCTCATTG GTTATAGAATGGTGAATGCAGAGCTGGATCGTCATGAGAGCAGGAAGTGGTATTTACCTAGTTGGTTGTACCCTGAGGAGTTTGTGCCGGAATATCTTTCTGGAAACGCGTATCTTATTAATG GAAAACACCTCAAGGCAATGTTTTATGCGGCGTATGAAGTCCcacttattaatattgaagatatttacattacatatttagTGGCAAGACGTAAACTTGGTTTAAATTTGACCCACGAACCAAAATTGTATGGATTCAGGCCTTGGCTACCCCTAGTAAGCTTTTATTGGGAATTGGCATCAGTTCACAGCTTCACACCAACAGAACTTTTGGCATGGTGGTCAGAGCTCTTAGCTATGAGCAAAAATGTCAAATGA
- the LOC123707550 gene encoding rhodanese domain-containing protein CG4456-like → MMRYRRNGVAFIINQFQNNFCKQGPNIVKANIVQSSQINGSNLTIKQNYVTKIDEHLATYEEVAKSVNKPKKIIVDVRNQDEIKTTGQIPSSINIPVKNIQEVLESMSEAEFQRKYHRRKPSQSDELIFYCKSGKRATEATNVALKLGYYKSKKYLPGWDGWNEKNKSYKNT, encoded by the exons atgatGAGATACCGACGAAACGGTGTCgcctttataattaatcaatttcaaaataatttttgtaaacaag gtccTAATATTGTCAAAGCAAATATTGTACAAAGTAGTCAAATAAATGGTTCCAACTTGACtatcaaacaaaattatgttaCTAAGATAGATGAACATTTGGCTACATATGAAGAAGTAGCAAAGAGTGTGAACAAAccaaagaaaattattgtggATGTACGTAATCAAGATGAAATCAAAACCACAGGTCAGATCCCTTCAAGTATCAACATACCag TGAAGAATATACAAGAAGTATTGGAGTCAATGTCTGAAGCAGAGTTTCAAAGAAAGTACCACAGGCGTAAGCCTTCACAATCTGatgaattaattttctattgcAAATCAGGAAAGAGAGCTACAGAGGCAACTAATGTTGCTTTAAAACTTGGTTATTACAA GTCCAAAAAGTATCTGCCTGGCTGGGATGGATGGaatgaaaaaaacaaatcttataaaaatacttga
- the LOC123707551 gene encoding 60S ribosomal protein L37, whose product MTKGTSSFGKRRNKTHTLCRRCGRSSYHIQKSKCAQCGYPAAKLRSYHWSVKAKRRKTTGTGRMRHLKIVRRRFRNGFKEGQPTPKKAVASS is encoded by the exons ATG ACGAAGGGAACATCAAGCTTCGGTAAACGCCGAAATAAGACTCACACACTATGTAGAAGATGTGGCAGATCTTCTTATCATATACAAAAATCAAAATGCGCTCAGTGTGGATACCCTGCAGCCAAATTACGATctt ACCACTGGTCGGTGAAGGCTAAGAGGAGGAAGACCACTGGAACTGGTCGTATGCGTCATCTTAAGATTGTCAGAAGGCGTTTCCGCAATGGTTTCAAAGAGGGCCAACCTACCCCTAAGAAAGCTGTTGCCTCCTCATAg
- the LOC123707739 gene encoding GPN-loop GTPase 2 yields MSLVRKTNFKNVNKLYGQLIIGPPGAGKTTYCNEMSKLLRKLGRKTMIVNLDPANDYITYEPDIDIRNLISLENVMEEHNLGPNGALLYCMEYLDKNIEWLIEQLRDEHAANYIFDLPGQVELYSHHESLTNIFSKLANTANLQLCVIHLVDSHHCSDAAKFISALMLSLNAMLKLGLPHINLLTKVDLLKKHSDKLQFGIDFYTEVLDLNYLLDSLDTDHFASKYTKLNRALVSIIEDYSLVTFQLVNMFKEESLIKVKNSVDKANGYVFKADEGRHINSLLACAMGIPDKTSGYDV; encoded by the coding sequence ATGTCTTTGGTAAGAAAAAcgaatttcaaaaatgttaataaattgtatggaCAATTAATCATAGGACCACCTGGTGCTGGCAAAACAACATACTGCAATGAAATGTCAAAGCTATTAAGAAAACTTGGAAGAAAAACAATGATTGTCAATCTGGATCCAGCTAATGATTACATTACTTATGAACCCGATATTGACATAcgaaatttaataagtttggAAAATGTTATGGAAGAACACAATTTGGGTCCTAATGGTGCACTGCTGTACTGTATGGAAtatttagacaaaaatattgaatggCTTATAGAGCAACTAAGAGATGAGCATGctgcaaattatatatttgatttaccTGGTCAGGTTGAGCTTTACAGTCATCATGAgtcattaacaaatattttctcaaAATTAGCTAACACTGCAAACTTACAGCTTTGTGTGATACATCTTGTTGATTCACATCACTGTTCTGATGctgcaaaatttatttcagcTTTAATGTTGTCTTTAAATGCTATGTTGAAACTAGGCCTTCCTCACATTAATTTACTTACTAAAGTagatttactaaaaaaacattctGATAAATTGCAATTTGGTATAGATTTCTATACTGAAgttttagacttaaattatttgttggaCTCTTTAGACACTGATCACTTTGCCAGCAAATATACAAAGTTAAACAGAGCCTTAGTGTCAATAATAGAAGATTACAGCTTGGTCACATTTCAATTAGTTAACATGTTTAAAGAGgaaagtttaattaaagttaagaaCTCTGTGGATAAAGCTAATGGCTATGTTTTTAAAGCAGATGAAGGTCGCCATATAAACAGCTTGTTGGCCTGTGCTATGGGCATTCCAGATAAAACTAGTGGTTATGATGTATAG